In a genomic window of Verrucomicrobiota bacterium:
- a CDS encoding YajQ family cyclic di-GMP-binding protein — MPSFDIVSIVSSMEVENAVNQARKELANRFDFKASKAEISLEKNEIKLSAEDKFKIKALEEMVIGKLAKRQVSLKNVERGEPEISPLGHARQVLKIKQGIEPLVAKQVTTFIRDLKLKVTAQILEDQIRVSGKSKDDLQSVIAAVRGHDFPVALSFQNYRE; from the coding sequence ATGCCATCTTTCGATATCGTTTCAATCGTCAGTTCGATGGAAGTCGAGAACGCGGTGAATCAAGCGCGGAAGGAACTCGCGAATCGATTCGACTTCAAGGCCTCGAAAGCCGAGATTTCTTTGGAGAAAAACGAAATCAAACTTTCCGCCGAGGACAAATTCAAGATCAAGGCCCTGGAAGAAATGGTGATCGGCAAGCTCGCCAAGCGCCAGGTCAGCCTGAAGAATGTAGAGCGGGGAGAGCCGGAGATTTCACCGCTCGGACACGCGCGCCAGGTTCTGAAAATCAAGCAGGGCATCGAACCGCTGGTCGCGAAGCAGGTCACCACGTTCATCCGCGATTTGAAGCTCAAGGTGACGGCGCAAATCCTGGAGGACCAAATCCGCGTCAGCGGAAAGAGCAAGGACGATTTGCAGTCAGTGATTGCGGCCGTGCGCGGGCATGATTTTCCGGTCGCGCTCTCGTTTCAGAATTATCGAGAGTAA
- a CDS encoding gamma carbonic anhydrase family protein, producing MSGIASLLDSFLRKHPTLGVGVYIARTAVVLGDVTLGDYSSVWYNAVLRGDINRIAVGHHSNVQDNAVIHLAEELPCLVGNYVTIGHSAIVHACTVGDECLIGMGATILDGAIIGDQSIVGANALVTQGTQVPAGSLVLGSPAKVVRALGEKERASLRTWAEHYIENAAYCLRHGIQIGGPLPTL from the coding sequence ATGTCCGGCATCGCCAGTCTTCTGGATTCCTTCCTCAGAAAGCACCCGACTTTGGGAGTGGGCGTTTATATCGCGCGCACCGCAGTTGTCCTCGGCGATGTCACCCTGGGTGATTATTCGAGTGTCTGGTACAACGCGGTGCTTCGAGGCGACATCAACCGGATTGCCGTGGGCCATCACTCGAACGTCCAGGACAACGCGGTAATCCATTTAGCGGAGGAACTGCCGTGCCTCGTCGGGAATTACGTCACCATCGGCCACTCGGCCATCGTCCACGCTTGCACGGTGGGTGACGAATGCCTGATCGGCATGGGGGCGACAATACTGGACGGCGCGATCATTGGGGACCAATCCATCGTCGGCGCCAACGCCTTGGTGACGCAGGGGACTCAGGTCCCCGCCGGCTCTCTCGTGCTGGGTTCTCCCGCCAAAGTGGTGCGGGCGCTTGGCGAAAAAGAAAGAGCCTCGCTCCGCACCTGGGCCGAGCACTATATCGAGAACGCGGCCTATTGTCTCCGGCACGGGATTCAGATTGGCGGGCCTTTGCCGACACTCTGA
- a CDS encoding type II secretion system protein, which translates to MKNSRSSLRAFTLIELLVVIAIIAILAGMLLPALARAKSKGERIKCLNNLKQVAIFMQLYTDDNNDTFPGHRNQGLNTSDSGPSLTNWWGRTIVGYGDTSASNYFRCPSLKTRRKDNGVTWQWKFDCHLVGYGYNGYFLGIHPYAGDDLTVAGVKLPTRPWFKRSAIIAPADNLVIGDSMPKADLMWSSSLWWPASCMNERASTTKGFEGIDPIRHVGSGVAVFNDGHAEARKDAQINPPMDPYSGNAKSLINARFWDPLQRSNQ; encoded by the coding sequence ATGAAAAATTCCCGATCCAGCTTGCGAGCTTTTACCCTCATCGAACTCCTGGTGGTCATTGCCATCATCGCGATCCTTGCCGGGATGTTGCTCCCAGCTCTGGCCCGAGCGAAATCCAAAGGCGAACGCATCAAATGTCTGAACAACCTGAAGCAGGTCGCGATTTTCATGCAGCTTTACACGGACGACAACAACGACACGTTCCCTGGCCATCGCAACCAGGGCTTGAACACTTCGGATAGCGGCCCTTCGCTGACCAATTGGTGGGGCCGCACGATCGTCGGATACGGGGACACCTCCGCCAGCAATTATTTCCGCTGCCCGAGCCTGAAGACGCGTCGGAAGGACAATGGCGTGACCTGGCAGTGGAAGTTCGACTGCCATCTGGTGGGCTACGGCTACAACGGCTATTTCCTGGGCATTCATCCGTACGCGGGCGACGATTTGACGGTCGCGGGGGTCAAACTCCCCACGCGGCCCTGGTTCAAGCGGTCGGCCATTATCGCTCCGGCCGACAACCTCGTGATCGGCGATTCCATGCCGAAAGCGGACCTGATGTGGAGCAGCAGCCTCTGGTGGCCGGCGTCCTGCATGAACGAACGCGCCAGCACCACCAAAGGCTTCGAGGGGATCGACCCGATCCGCCACGTCGGCAGTGGCGTCGCCGTGTTCAACGACGGCCATGCCGAGGCGCGCAAAGATGCGCAGATTAATCCGCCGATGGACCCTTACTCTGGAAATGCCAAGAGCCTGATCAACGCCCGCTTCTGGGATCCGCTCCAGAGATCGAATCAGTGA